One Methanobacterium formicicum DSM 3637 genomic window, TACTACATGGATATCAGGGCATTCGGTAAAGGATTCGAAGAATTCTACAGAACCTCCCAGGAAAAATACGGTATCAAGTTCATCCGCGGACGACCAGCTAACGTCCTGGTTAACCCAGACGAAACCCTGACCATCCGTGCAGAAGACAGTTTACTGGGTAAAGTCACTGAATACAACTACGACATGGTTGTTCTCTCTGTTGGACTAACCCCACCAGAAGGATCTGAAGAACTCAGACAGACCATCGGTCTATCCAAATCTGCTGACGGATTCCTCATGGAAGCTCACCCCAAACTACGACCAGTTGACACCCTCACTGACGGTGTTTACCTGGCAGGTGTGGCTCAAGGACCTAAAGATATTCCTGACGCTGTGGCCCAGGCTTCTGGTGCCGCTGCCCGAGCAGCAATACCAATGGTTAAAGGTGAAGTGGAAATTGAACCGATCATTGCAGTGGTCAACTCCGATGTCTGCGGTGGATGTGAAGTCTGTTTAGAACTATGTCCATACGGAGCAATTGAAAGGAAGGATGAAAAAGCAAGCATTAACGTTGCACTGTGTAAAGGATGCGGAACCTGTGTAGGTGCCTGCCCATCCGGTGCAATGGATCAGCAGCACTTCCGAACCAGCCAGATCTTCGCTCAGATCGAAGCTGCTATGAACCCAGGTAAATAAGGGTAACCCCCTTTTTTAACCTTTTTTTATTTTTATGGTCCAATTTTTTAGAGAGAATCCTATTTTTTAGAGCCATATTTAGAGTAATCCCGTTTTTGAAGTTATCTGAAGTTATCTGAAGTTATCTGAAGTTATCTGAAGTTATCTGAAGTTATCTGAAGTTATTTTTAAAATCATTATATCTGAACAACTCAAATTCAAATATTATCTTGAAGAAATGAAAACAAAAACGTTTTTTAAGAAAAACACATCCTAATCCCTGAAAAATGAAAATTAATCCTTAAAATTCATTTTACTTTTCTTTATATCATTGGACAGGATGATTTGGAAAGTATTTATATTGCCTCAATTTTATAGTTCCCTATACTAAATTATATTATCCCTATACCAAACCCGTTAATGTAAGATCATCATGATTTGGCCGGGAGGAAAATAATGTCAAGTAATGAAAAATACGCCCAGGAAATAAAGGATATCACCAAAAAACATCACGAATGGATGAAAAATAGTATAAATCTCATTGCCAGTGAGAACATCACCAGCATCAGCGTCAGAGAGGCACTGGCCACTGACCTATCCCACCGGTATGCAGAAGGACTGCCCTGTCACCGGTTGTATGAGGGATGCCAGTACATTGATGATATTGAAAACATCACCATTGACCTATCCAAAAAGCTGTATAACGCAGAGCACGCAAATGTTCAACCCATATCAGGCGTAGTTGCCAACATGGGATCTTTTTTCGCATTAGCCAATCACGGTGATGGTATGATGGCCCTGGAAGTTCCAGTAGGAGGTCATATCAGTCACGCCAATGTTAGTGCAGCGGGTATCAGAGGACTCAAAGTATCACCCCACCCCTTTGATGAAAAAAACATGAACATAGACGCTGACGCCATGAAAAAGGAAATACTCACCCGTAAACCAAAAATAGTCCTTTTAGGTGGTAGTTTATTCCTCTTCCCACACCCTGTGGAAGAAGCCAGAGAAGCAGCAGATGAAGTGGGAGCCAAAGTAATGTACGATGGTGCACACGTTCTGGGACTCATTGCTGGAGGCCAGTTCCAGGATCCATTAAGAGAAGGAGCAGATTTACTGGTGGGAAGTACCCACAAGACATTCCCTGGACCCCAAGGAGGTATAATTCTTTGTAAAGAAGAATTAAGCAAAAAAATTGATGATGCTGTCTTCCCCGGTGTGGTAAGTAACCATCACCTGCATCACTTAGCTGCCCTTGGTATAGCCACTGCAGAAATGGCAGAGTTCGGAGCAGCCTATGCACAGCAGATCATTAAAAACGCCAAGGCACTGGCTCAGAGTTTCCATGAACTAGGCTTCAACGTACTATGTGAGGATCTGGGATTCACTGAATCCCATCAGGTGGCCATGGATGTCTCCAACATTGGAAAAGCATCAAAGATGGCTAAAGACTTGGAAGCAAACAATATAATCCTCAACAAGAATTTATTGCCTTGGGATGATGTTAACCGCTCCGATGACCCATCAGGCATAAGGGTAGGAACACAAGAGTTAACTCGACGTGGATTAAAGGAATCACACATGCCAGAAGTTGCTGAACTTATAAGAAAGGTAGCTGTTGATGGTAAAGATGCTAAAAATGAAGTATCTGAATTTATAAGTTCTTTCGACACTGTACATTATGCTTTCCGTGGTGAAAGAGCCTACGACTACATAGAATTTTAATTAATGTTGATTAATTCATCATAAAAAGAATTGGAGTATCATCAGAAACTTTGAATATCATCAGAAAATAATCCATGGATTATATCAAGAATTAAATTTTATATCCAGAATTAGCTCATGAAATAAAGGAAGGATGATCCAAAGATGGATGATGATATAAATATTCAACATTAAGTTTTGAAATAGTCGACA contains:
- the glyA gene encoding serine hydroxymethyltransferase gives rise to the protein MSSNEKYAQEIKDITKKHHEWMKNSINLIASENITSISVREALATDLSHRYAEGLPCHRLYEGCQYIDDIENITIDLSKKLYNAEHANVQPISGVVANMGSFFALANHGDGMMALEVPVGGHISHANVSAAGIRGLKVSPHPFDEKNMNIDADAMKKEILTRKPKIVLLGGSLFLFPHPVEEAREAADEVGAKVMYDGAHVLGLIAGGQFQDPLREGADLLVGSTHKTFPGPQGGIILCKEELSKKIDDAVFPGVVSNHHLHHLAALGIATAEMAEFGAAYAQQIIKNAKALAQSFHELGFNVLCEDLGFTESHQVAMDVSNIGKASKMAKDLEANNIILNKNLLPWDDVNRSDDPSGIRVGTQELTRRGLKESHMPEVAELIRKVAVDGKDAKNEVSEFISSFDTVHYAFRGERAYDYIEF